The Eriocheir sinensis breed Jianghai 21 chromosome 9, ASM2467909v1, whole genome shotgun sequence genomic sequence ttagtctgTCATTCTACGTACTTAGTAAAGGACACAGGCTACTCCCAAGGGTTTTCATGGGTTTGTTCTGTGCCAAATAACGAAataccatgctctctctctctctctctctctctctctctctctctctcaatatggcCGCCACCCTAGTCATCCACCTCCTTCCCGTTCCTCTCCcggtccttgtcctcgtcctttcccttctcccggTTCTCGTGGTCCTCCGTCAGGCGCTTGTGGTAGGCGGGGTGGTAGGTGAAGGGCACGGTGAGGGGCAGCGGGTGGTGGCGCCGCATGAAGAAGGTGAGGGGCCGGTGGGATATGAAGGGGCAGCGACACCTATTGCCCACGAAGCGACATCCAGTGGTTTGCTCCGTGAAGCCGCAGCaagaagggactggaagggagttACGAAGAGGGTTGGGAGGTATTTGTGTGGTAAAATAAAACGTCAGTAAGTTATCAATGGAAGTAAAAGctgtaaaggaaagaaaactgtaaAATAAAACTGATGAGATTAAAGATTTGTAGTTATTAAATGAAGTAAGtgctgggaaagaaaagaaaatctgaTAATGAAAGTTCAGAGGGCTGGAAGTTAGTTGTGAAGTGAGATAAAACGTTAGTAAGTtatcaatgaaagaaaaagatgtaaaagggaagaaaactgtAAAATAAAACTGATGAGATTAAAGATTTGTAGTTATTAAATGAAGTAAGtgctgggaaagaaaagaaaatctgaTAATGAAAGTTCAGAGGGCTGGAAGGTAGTTATGAGGTGAGATAAAACGTTAGTAAATTGTCAAAACAAGTGATAGCTGGGAAAGGATAGAAAACGGGATGAGATAACAGGTGCAGAGAGTGTTGGAAGGTAGTTGTGTTGTGAGGTGAGATATAACATTAGCAAGTTATCAAAGGTAGTAAGAGCcgggagaggaaataaaacaagatGAAATAATAAGTTTAAAGAGTTGTTGGTTTGTCATGGGATGAGATGTAAAGTTAGTATATTATCAAAGGAGGTAAGagctgggaaaggaaagaaaacagaatgagatAACAGGAACAGAGAGGGTTGGAAGGTAGTTTTCAGGTGAGATAAAACATTAGCGAGCTATCAAAGAAGGTAAGAgttgggaaaggaaataaaacaggaTGAGACAATAAGTTCAGAGAGTTAGTGGTTTGTTATAAGATGAGATATGAGGTTAG encodes the following:
- the LOC126996077 gene encoding uncharacterized protein LOC126996077; the protein is MRRAWWAGVAAVLAVLVTGFAAATDRNVRRREAAVKCHFPSCCGFTEQTTGCRFVGNRCRCPFISHRPLTFFMRRHHPLPLTVPFTYHPAYHKRLTEDHENREKGKDEDKDRERNGKEVDD